Proteins encoded together in one Patescibacteria group bacterium window:
- the ruvC gene encoding crossover junction endodeoxyribonuclease RuvC has translation MIILGIDPGYERLGIAILEKKKGREELLFSDCIKTSAKIPFNERLFIIGKELEKIIKKWKPDITAIEKLFFTTNQKTAMRVSEVRGLIIYLVMLYKSELREFTPLEIKTAVVGYGKAEKRQVEHMVKTILKLKDKEMADDETDAIACALTCSACLPADLSTSRQPIYPLLHSKSKLK, from the coding sequence GGAATAGCAATCCTTGAAAAGAAAAAAGGCAGAGAAGAACTGCTTTTCTCCGATTGTATTAAGACTTCCGCTAAAATTCCTTTCAACGAAAGGCTATTCATAATCGGCAAAGAGCTGGAAAAAATAATCAAGAAATGGAAGCCGGATATTACAGCCATAGAAAAGCTTTTTTTTACCACTAATCAAAAAACCGCTATGCGCGTCTCTGAGGTACGAGGATTAATAATCTACCTGGTTATGCTTTATAAATCTGAATTACGCGAATTTACCCCGCTTGAAATAAAGACGGCTGTTGTCGGCTATGGCAAAGCGGAAAAAAGGCAAGTAGAGCATATGGTAAAAACAATCCTTAAACTTAAAGATAAAGAAATGGCAGACGATGAAACAGACGCCATCGCCTGCGCTTTAACTTGCTCAGCCTGCCTGCCTGCAGACCTGTCTACCAGCAGACAACCCATCTATCCACTCCTCCATTCAAAAAGTAAATTAAAATAA
- the tyrS gene encoding tyrosine--tRNA ligase, translated as MLINTDKQKINEVLTRGVEEVIDFNHLKERMEKGEMLRVKFGIDPTGPKIHLGRAVPLRKLRAFQDLGHQIVLIVGDFTARIGDPSDKLEKRPMLTKEDIEKNMKDYIVQLGKILDMGKVEVHYNSEFLSKLNLEEIAELAESFSVGQMLARRNFKDRFEKGEEISVREFLYPLMQGYDSLVVNTDLEIGGFDQLFNLKAGRIVQRHYGKPEQDILITKMIEGTDGRKMSTSWGNVINIIDEPNEIFGKLMSISDELIAKYLLLATDMPEGEIIDIGGKMEKGELNPRDAKMELAKRVVEIYYGNVEAESAKNNFIETFQKGGIPEDVKEAEAEIGANLNDVLLGEGLVSSKADFRRLIEGNAIEINDEKITDAQYKIKKDCLVRVGKYRFLKIKIK; from the coding sequence ATGCTGATAAATACAGATAAACAAAAAATTAATGAAGTTTTAACTCGCGGTGTTGAAGAGGTGATTGATTTTAATCATCTTAAGGAAAGAATGGAAAAAGGAGAAATGCTCCGGGTTAAATTTGGAATTGACCCCACGGGTCCCAAAATTCATTTAGGACGAGCGGTGCCACTTCGTAAATTACGAGCTTTTCAGGATTTAGGGCATCAGATTGTCTTGATTGTCGGTGACTTTACCGCCAGGATAGGAGACCCTTCTGATAAGCTAGAGAAGAGGCCTATGCTCACCAAGGAAGATATAGAAAAGAATATGAAGGATTATATTGTTCAGCTTGGCAAAATCCTTGATATGGGAAAAGTTGAAGTTCATTATAATAGCGAATTTCTTTCAAAGCTTAACCTTGAAGAAATTGCAGAGTTGGCAGAGAGTTTCTCTGTGGGTCAGATGCTTGCTCGAAGGAACTTTAAAGACAGGTTTGAAAAAGGCGAAGAGATAAGCGTCCGCGAGTTCTTGTATCCGCTTATGCAAGGGTACGACTCTCTTGTTGTAAATACCGACTTGGAGATTGGCGGATTTGACCAACTTTTTAATTTAAAGGCCGGACGTATAGTGCAAAGACATTATGGCAAACCCGAGCAAGATATTCTAATCACAAAAATGATAGAAGGCACAGACGGAAGAAAGATGTCTACTAGTTGGGGTAATGTTATTAATATTATTGACGAGCCAAATGAAATATTCGGCAAATTGATGTCTATAAGCGATGAATTGATCGCAAAATATCTTCTTCTTGCCACAGATATGCCGGAAGGCGAAATAATTGATATTGGCGGAAAAATGGAAAAAGGAGAGCTTAATCCCCGCGACGCAAAAATGGAATTGGCAAAAAGAGTAGTAGAGATATATTACGGAAATGTCGAGGCGGAGAGCGCGAAAAATAATTTTATAGAAACTTTTCAGAAGGGCGGTATACCGGAGGATGTTAAAGAGGCGGAAGCTGAGATAGGCGCTAATTTGAATGATGTTTTGCTTGGCGAGGGGCTTGTGTCATCTAAAGCTGATTTTAGAAGATTGATTGAAGGAAATGCTATAGAGATAAATGATGAAAAAATAACAGATGCTCAATATAAAATTAAAAAAGATTGTTTGGTGAGAGTCGGGAAATACCGTTTTCTTAAAATAAAAATTAAGTAA
- a CDS encoding penicillin-binding protein, which yields MLHKKIMKDKGFISIKGLIAASFIILFTGGGIFLLWANTLQMPDFGSFEQRKIIQSTKIYDKTGKVLLYDVHQNIQRTVVSLEKISRHIKNATVAIEDAEFYQHSGIRPTAIFRAVFIQPLKGKGVQGGSTITQQVIKNTLLSREKKISRKLKEAVLSLRLEKLMSKDEILNIYLNEAPYGGSIYGTEEAAMTFFGKNAQDVTLAEAAYLAAIPKAPTFYSPYGNNRDKLDERKNIVLNRMLELGFVSEKDAEEAKNEEVYFVPRSDQGILAPHFVIFIKSYLEEKYGKDLIEEGGLKVTTTLDYKLQEKAEKIVAEYGQENEEKFNASNAGMVGIDPKTGQILVMVGSRDYFNAEKEGNFNVTLAKRQPGSAFKPFVYATAFKKGFTPDTVVFDLQTEFQSNCKPDGTPKYTEVNPDDCYHPGNYDGIFHGPISFRDALAQSINIPAVKALYLAGLQDSLQTAKDMGISTLSNVNQYGLTLVLGGGEVTPLDITGAYGAFATGGIKNPTTGILKIEDNNGKIIEEFSPEPKRVLDENIALMISDILSDNNARTPAFGSNSYLYFPEKDVAAKTGTTNDYKDAWIVGYTPNFALGAWAGNNNNSEMEKKVAGFIVAPMWNTFFKEVLIDLPEEKFKEPNIPIPEKPILHGIWQGGESYFIDKISKKLATEFTPLELREERVVTDVHSILYWVDKNNPLGPKPEEPENDLQFELWEDPVLKWVENQKIKTETANDTPKEFDDVHKPEFMPKINIIEPKSENIYNKNDKITLQIQNYSKFPISRVDIFLNNIYLGSTVNAPFNFSFNPNNTEGLGDKNELKVIVYDSVKNKGETTMELNIGL from the coding sequence ATGTTACATAAAAAAATAATGAAGGATAAGGGCTTTATTTCTATTAAGGGGTTAATTGCAGCCTCTTTTATAATTTTATTTACAGGCGGAGGAATTTTTCTCTTATGGGCAAACACGCTTCAAATGCCCGATTTCGGTTCATTTGAACAGAGAAAAATAATTCAATCAACTAAAATATATGACAAAACAGGAAAGGTATTACTCTACGATGTTCATCAAAATATTCAACGAACAGTCGTCTCACTTGAAAAAATCTCGCGCCATATAAAAAATGCCACTGTGGCTATTGAAGATGCTGAATTCTACCAACATTCCGGTATTCGTCCAACCGCAATATTTCGAGCAGTTTTTATACAACCATTAAAAGGAAAAGGTGTCCAAGGTGGTTCAACTATCACTCAACAGGTAATTAAAAATACTCTTCTATCAAGAGAGAAAAAAATATCAAGAAAACTAAAGGAGGCAGTATTATCTCTTAGGCTTGAGAAATTAATGTCAAAAGATGAAATCCTTAATATTTACTTGAATGAAGCGCCTTATGGCGGAAGTATTTATGGGACAGAAGAAGCGGCTATGACTTTCTTTGGCAAAAATGCCCAAGATGTCACATTGGCGGAAGCAGCCTACTTAGCCGCCATACCGAAAGCGCCGACATTTTACTCGCCATATGGGAATAATCGCGACAAACTGGATGAAAGAAAAAATATTGTCTTAAACAGAATGCTTGAACTTGGATTTGTCAGTGAAAAAGACGCTGAAGAGGCAAAAAATGAAGAAGTGTATTTCGTACCGCGATCTGATCAGGGAATACTTGCTCCTCATTTTGTAATATTTATAAAAAGTTATTTAGAAGAAAAATATGGCAAAGATTTAATAGAAGAAGGAGGACTTAAAGTAACAACCACTCTTGACTACAAGCTTCAAGAAAAAGCTGAGAAGATAGTTGCTGAATATGGGCAAGAAAACGAGGAAAAATTTAATGCTTCAAATGCAGGAATGGTGGGGATAGACCCGAAAACAGGCCAGATACTTGTAATGGTTGGCTCCCGAGATTATTTTAACGCCGAAAAAGAAGGTAATTTTAATGTTACCTTAGCCAAACGCCAGCCAGGCTCCGCCTTTAAGCCTTTTGTATATGCTACAGCATTCAAGAAGGGTTTTACTCCAGACACTGTCGTCTTTGACCTTCAAACTGAATTTCAATCAAATTGCAAACCTGACGGCACTCCAAAATATACAGAAGTTAATCCTGATGACTGTTATCATCCTGGAAATTATGACGGCATTTTCCATGGCCCCATATCATTTCGCGATGCATTAGCTCAATCCATAAACATTCCAGCCGTAAAAGCGCTTTATCTTGCAGGGTTACAAGACTCGCTTCAAACTGCCAAAGATATGGGAATAAGCACCCTTTCAAATGTAAACCAATATGGACTGACACTTGTATTAGGAGGCGGCGAGGTAACTCCGCTTGATATAACAGGGGCTTACGGCGCATTTGCTACCGGTGGGATAAAAAATCCAACAACTGGAATCTTAAAAATAGAAGATAATAATGGAAAAATTATTGAGGAATTCTCTCCGGAACCAAAGCGTGTTCTTGATGAAAATATAGCTTTAATGATATCTGACATCTTATCAGACAATAATGCCAGAACACCGGCATTTGGAAGCAACTCTTATCTTTATTTCCCGGAAAAAGACGTGGCGGCTAAAACAGGAACTACAAATGACTACAAAGACGCATGGATAGTCGGGTATACGCCGAACTTTGCGCTCGGAGCGTGGGCAGGGAACAACAATAACTCAGAAATGGAGAAAAAGGTGGCTGGTTTTATTGTGGCTCCTATGTGGAACACATTTTTTAAAGAAGTTTTAATTGATCTGCCTGAAGAAAAATTCAAGGAACCTAATATACCAATACCGGAAAAACCGATTCTTCACGGTATTTGGCAAGGAGGAGAGAGTTATTTTATAGATAAAATTTCAAAGAAACTTGCGACTGAATTTACCCCTTTAGAATTAAGAGAAGAGAGGGTGGTTACAGATGTTCACTCAATACTTTATTGGGTAGATAAGAATAACCCGCTTGGGCCGAAACCTGAAGAACCTGAAAATGACCTTCAATTTGAATTATGGGAAGATCCGGTTTTAAAGTGGGTAGAAAATCAAAAAATAAAGACCGAGACCGCGAATGATACGCCTAAAGAATTTGACGATGTTCATAAACCTGAATTTATGCCGAAAATAAACATAATAGAACCTAAGTCTGAAAATATTTATAATAAAAATGATAAAATAACACTCCAGATTCAAAATTACAGCAAATTTCCAATATCAAGAGTGGATATATTCTTAAATAACATATATCTTGGCTCTACAGTAAATGCTCCTTTTAACTTCTCATTTAACCCAAACAACACCGAGGGACTTGGTGATAAAAACGAACTTAAGGTAATAGTTTACGATAGCGTAAAAAACAAAGGAGAAACGACTATGGAGCTTAATATAGGTCTATAA
- the dnaN gene encoding DNA polymerase III subunit beta, whose amino-acid sequence MKITCLKKHLKDSISLAEKITNKNLHLPILGSVLISAKNNKPGKIKLTATNLEIGIEINIPAKIEEEGEVAVPAGIINGFLSNFNKADNINLELVNNNLVISAPNTSTLIKSYPIDDFPSLPTIKEENVFSLPVKEFISGLKSVYYGASLSGIKPEISSVYINSSDKTPLVFVATDSFRLAEKKIPYKFKGFSPLIIPYRSIVEIIRIFENKEGDIDIIFDKNQIILIVDNIKFISRLIDGIFPDYKQIIPQKFTTTAVVNKEDLMNILKTASIFSGRLNEVNLIIHKSDNMIEIKTSSQETGEYNTTINSDIIGEDIKISFNYRYIVDCLNYINTDTIVMNFNGPNKPLVITNKNTSDFQYLVMPMNA is encoded by the coding sequence ATGAAGATTACTTGTTTAAAAAAACATTTAAAAGATTCTATATCTTTAGCTGAAAAAATAACAAATAAAAATTTACACTTACCGATACTCGGCTCTGTTTTAATATCAGCTAAAAATAACAAACCGGGAAAAATAAAATTAACAGCAACTAACCTGGAGATTGGTATTGAAATTAATATACCGGCAAAAATAGAAGAGGAAGGTGAAGTTGCGGTGCCAGCAGGTATTATTAATGGTTTTTTATCTAATTTTAATAAAGCTGATAATATAAATCTTGAATTAGTGAATAATAATCTTGTTATTTCAGCGCCAAATACATCAACGCTTATAAAAAGCTATCCGATTGACGATTTTCCTTCACTTCCAACAATAAAAGAAGAAAATGTATTTTCCTTGCCGGTAAAAGAATTTATCTCCGGTTTAAAGTCAGTTTATTACGGAGCTTCATTGTCAGGTATTAAACCGGAGATATCAAGTGTTTATATCAATTCTTCAGATAAAACACCTTTAGTTTTTGTAGCAACTGATTCTTTTCGTTTAGCGGAGAAAAAAATACCATACAAATTTAAAGGATTTTCACCTTTAATTATTCCTTATAGGAGTATAGTTGAAATAATACGTATTTTTGAAAATAAAGAAGGAGATATTGATATTATTTTTGATAAAAATCAAATTATATTAATAGTTGATAATATTAAGTTTATATCAAGATTAATTGACGGCATTTTTCCTGATTATAAGCAGATTATTCCGCAAAAGTTTACAACTACGGCTGTTGTTAATAAGGAAGATTTGATGAATATATTGAAAACAGCAAGTATTTTCTCCGGAAGATTAAATGAAGTTAATTTAATTATACATAAAAGTGATAATATGATAGAAATTAAGACATCAAGCCAAGAAACAGGAGAATATAACACAACTATTAATTCAGATATTATCGGTGAAGATATTAAAATATCGTTTAATTATAGATATATTGTAGACTGTTTGAATTATATAAATACTGATACTATAGTGATGAATTTTAACGGGCCAAATAAACCGCTTGTTATAACCAATAAAAATACAAGCGATTTTCAATATTTAGTTATGCCAATGAATGCATAA
- the dnaA gene encoding chromosomal replication initiator protein DnaA translates to MEKEKLWEGVLAEIELNISPANFTTWFQNTNIANKEDGTIFINVPNTFAKEWLFNKYHKLITKALRCLDPNVRSVEYIILPQNSNNLQKNQQSSHKESENQLEFNELYINSEDNLNPRYTFDSFIVGSFNELAYTAAETISKNLGSQYNPLFIYGGTGLGKTHLLQAIGNKLKETNNSAKIRYITSEKFTSDLIESIRSNNIYNFKEKYRQCNLLIIDDIQFFSGKQKTQEEFFHIFNSLYESNRQIVFSCDKPPKHIEGLEERLRSRFEGGMMVDVSKPDFESRLAILKSKLESKNFTLPNETIEYIASVIKDSIRELEGALNIIIGEIKVKNREISIQEIKDILKKNIKPYKTVTINAIIKTIADFYNIEEKFIFGKTRKKEYVTPRQIAMYLLREDFNSSFPYIGKKFGGRDHTTVIYSYEKILNEINKNERLNQEITQIREILYKD, encoded by the coding sequence ATGGAAAAAGAAAAACTTTGGGAAGGGGTGTTGGCTGAAATAGAATTAAATATTTCACCTGCAAACTTCACAACATGGTTTCAAAACACAAATATAGCGAACAAAGAAGACGGTACTATTTTTATCAATGTTCCAAATACATTCGCAAAAGAGTGGCTTTTTAATAAATATCATAAATTAATAACAAAGGCGTTGCGATGTCTTGATCCAAATGTAAGAAGCGTAGAATATATAATTCTCCCCCAAAACTCAAACAATCTTCAAAAAAATCAGCAATCAAGCCATAAAGAAAGCGAGAATCAACTTGAGTTCAATGAGCTTTATATCAACAGTGAAGACAATTTAAACCCCAGATACACTTTTGACTCTTTTATAGTTGGCTCTTTTAACGAGCTTGCCTACACCGCAGCAGAAACAATTTCAAAAAATTTAGGCTCTCAATATAACCCTCTTTTTATATACGGAGGAACAGGTCTTGGAAAAACTCATCTTTTACAAGCAATCGGTAATAAACTGAAAGAGACAAACAACAGCGCCAAAATAAGATACATAACGTCTGAGAAATTCACCAGCGACCTCATAGAATCAATAAGAAGCAACAATATTTACAATTTTAAAGAGAAATACAGGCAATGTAATCTGTTAATAATTGACGATATCCAATTTTTCTCAGGCAAACAAAAGACCCAGGAAGAATTTTTTCATATCTTTAATTCTCTTTATGAGTCAAACAGGCAAATTGTCTTCTCGTGCGATAAGCCTCCAAAGCATATAGAAGGGCTTGAGGAACGCCTTAGGTCGCGTTTTGAAGGCGGAATGATGGTAGATGTATCAAAACCCGACTTTGAATCAAGGTTGGCGATTTTAAAGTCTAAATTGGAAAGTAAAAATTTTACATTACCAAATGAAACTATTGAATATATAGCATCTGTTATAAAAGACAGTATTAGAGAACTTGAGGGTGCTTTAAACATTATAATAGGGGAGATAAAAGTTAAAAACAGAGAAATTTCAATTCAAGAAATCAAAGATATTTTGAAAAAGAATATAAAACCTTATAAAACCGTAACGATAAACGCTATTATTAAGACAATTGCTGATTTTTATAATATTGAAGAAAAGTTTATTTTCGGAAAAACAAGAAAAAAAGAATATGTTACGCCAAGACAAATAGCGATGTATTTATTACGGGAAGATTTTAACAGTTCTTTCCCTTATATAGGGAAAAAATTCGGCGGCAGAGACCATACCACTGTTATTTATTCATATGAAAAAATTTTAAATGAAATTAATAAGAATGAAAGGTTAAATCAAGAAATAACACAAATAAGAGAAATACTTTATAAAGATTAA
- the rpmH gene encoding 50S ribosomal protein L34 — protein MSVTYQPKNRKRKKTHGFLVRQKTAGGKKVLASRRQKGRKKLAV, from the coding sequence ATGTCAGTTACATATCAGCCTAAAAATAGAAAAAGGAAAAAAACACATGGTTTCCTTGTCAGACAGAAAACTGCCGGCGGAAAGAAGGTTCTTGCTTCTCGCAGGCAAAAAGGAAGAAAAAAACTAGCTGTCTAG
- the rnpA gene encoding ribonuclease P protein component: MLPKKRRVDKNSFKKLFKEGKTIKSEFFTLKIRYTDSNLSKFSVIVPVSVEKKATERNKLKRRGRSVLLKNIDSIKRGLEMLVFLKKESKELKFADFEKNLVFLLVKSGLLGKK, from the coding sequence ATGTTGCCTAAAAAAAGAAGGGTGGATAAAAATTCCTTCAAAAAACTTTTTAAGGAAGGAAAAACAATAAAATCAGAGTTCTTTACATTAAAAATTCGATATACAGATAGTAATTTAAGTAAATTTTCAGTTATTGTCCCTGTTTCTGTTGAAAAAAAGGCCACAGAGAGAAATAAACTTAAAAGACGGGGTAGGAGTGTTTTATTAAAAAATATAGACAGTATAAAAAGAGGATTAGAAATGCTTGTTTTTTTAAAAAAAGAGTCCAAAGAGCTTAAATTTGCTGATTTTGAGAAGAATCTCGTTTTTCTATTGGTAAAATCGGGATTATTAGGTAAAAAATAA
- a CDS encoding YidC/Oxa1 family membrane protein insertase: MTFLKLLYISVFYEPLYNGLAFLANLAPFGDIGIAIIALTLVVKFILFPFSHKTIVTQLKMRKLEPEISALKEKHKEDKQEQAKKVMSLYREHGINPMSGFLMLLIQLPIIFALYKVFLNGLSFNPDDLYYFISVPDNIRTSFLGIFDLTQKSYILAGFAAITQFFQMRLATPPLAKKDNSKKSSFQDDFARSMNIQMRYIMPLFVFFIAFKFSSAIALYWTTMNIFAIVHEILVRFKAKKMFLNGDSKGYNKKNNRGTSFENDNRGRD; this comes from the coding sequence ATGACTTTTTTAAAATTACTTTATATTTCAGTATTTTATGAACCTCTTTATAACGGTTTGGCTTTTTTGGCTAACCTTGCGCCTTTTGGCGATATTGGTATTGCAATTATTGCTCTGACTCTGGTTGTAAAATTTATATTATTCCCTTTTTCTCATAAAACAATTGTTACTCAATTAAAAATGCGCAAGCTTGAGCCTGAAATATCGGCGCTTAAAGAGAAGCATAAAGAAGACAAACAAGAGCAGGCAAAAAAGGTTATGAGTTTATATCGCGAGCATGGGATTAATCCTATGTCGGGGTTTTTAATGCTTTTAATACAGCTACCTATAATATTTGCGCTGTATAAGGTTTTTTTAAATGGCCTTAGTTTTAACCCGGATGATCTTTATTATTTTATCTCTGTCCCTGACAATATAAGGACTTCATTCTTGGGTATATTTGATTTGACTCAGAAAAGCTATATCCTTGCCGGCTTTGCGGCAATTACTCAATTTTTCCAAATGAGGCTTGCCACACCGCCTTTGGCTAAAAAAGATAATAGTAAAAAGAGCTCTTTTCAGGATGATTTTGCCCGCAGTATGAATATACAGATGAGATATATAATGCCTCTTTTTGTATTTTTTATAGCATTTAAGTTTTCATCGGCTATCGCCCTTTATTGGACAACTATGAATATTTTTGCTATAGTTCATGAAATACTAGTCAGATTTAAAGCTAAAAAAATGTTTCTAAATGGAGACTCAAAAGGATATAATAAAAAAAATAATAGAGGAACTTCTTTCGAAAATGACAATCGCGGGCGAGATTGA